A genomic stretch from Candidatus Methylomirabilota bacterium includes:
- a CDS encoding GNAT family N-acetyltransferase — protein sequence MVLELWSAADTVPTPSDDAASLRRLLDGSADALLVAEVGGRMVGTLIAAWDGWRGNLYRLAVLPAYRRRGIARELVREGERRLADKGAVRVSALVYAEHEPAVGLWLAVGYHRDVRVGRFAKSLVVRGS from the coding sequence GTGGTACTGGAGCTGTGGAGTGCCGCGGACACGGTGCCCACCCCCAGTGATGATGCCGCCAGCCTGCGGCGCTTGCTGGACGGCAGCGCCGATGCCCTGCTGGTCGCCGAGGTGGGCGGTCGCATGGTCGGCACCCTGATCGCGGCCTGGGATGGCTGGCGCGGCAACCTCTACCGGCTGGCGGTGCTGCCCGCCTACCGTCGGCGCGGGATCGCGCGAGAGCTGGTGCGGGAGGGGGAACGCCGGCTCGCGGACAAGGGCGCCGTCAGGGTCAGCGCCTTGGTGTACGCCGAGCACGAACCCGCCGTGGGGTTGTGGCTGGCGGTCGGCTACCACCGCGACGTGCGGGTGGGCCGGTTCGCCAAGTCCCTTGTCGTGAGGGGGTCTTGA